A single Streptomyces sannanensis DNA region contains:
- a CDS encoding DUF4132 domain-containing protein, producing the protein MGWVPAGDYEVALEAGKVVCRNGKGRQLKSVPAKLKDDPAVVGLRQLTEWLERHERRCLADVEQWMVRSLPVPTAVLARVWPDPAWQAALRDVVVTGADGGVAGFLRDVDPDRGLGLVDLDGDTVRITPDVVSVPHPVLLDDLDELREFAVELEVRQNVEQLFREVWRRPQDLAPDTTSVDTYAGGAFKELRFLHGRVTQLGYRSRGGYAVCPVVEDGATAEARIWIGEHDGYDEYGTETGPLGWTDPAGRTLTAAEVGPVTWSEGMRMAAALYAGRDVENEERAA; encoded by the coding sequence ATGGGGTGGGTGCCGGCGGGCGACTACGAAGTCGCCCTGGAGGCGGGCAAGGTGGTCTGCCGCAACGGGAAGGGCCGGCAGCTGAAGTCCGTCCCGGCCAAACTGAAGGACGATCCGGCGGTCGTCGGGCTCCGGCAACTGACCGAGTGGCTGGAGCGGCACGAACGCCGGTGCCTGGCCGACGTCGAGCAGTGGATGGTGCGTTCGCTGCCGGTTCCGACGGCCGTGCTCGCCCGGGTCTGGCCCGATCCGGCGTGGCAGGCGGCCCTGCGGGACGTGGTGGTCACCGGCGCGGACGGCGGGGTCGCCGGGTTCCTGCGCGATGTCGACCCCGACCGCGGTCTCGGCCTCGTCGACCTGGACGGCGACACGGTCCGCATCACCCCGGACGTCGTCAGTGTGCCCCACCCCGTTCTCCTCGACGACCTCGACGAGCTGCGGGAGTTCGCGGTCGAACTGGAGGTCCGCCAGAACGTGGAGCAGCTGTTCCGCGAGGTGTGGCGCCGCCCGCAGGATCTCGCCCCGGACACCACCTCCGTGGACACCTACGCTGGCGGTGCGTTCAAGGAACTGCGCTTCCTGCACGGCCGCGTCACCCAGCTCGGGTACCGGTCGCGCGGCGGGTACGCGGTCTGCCCGGTCGTCGAGGACGGGGCCACCGCCGAGGCGCGCATCTGGATCGGTGAGCACGACGGATACGACGAGTACGGCACCGAGACGGGCCCCCTGGGCTGGACCGACCCCGCGGGGCGCACGCTGACGGCCGCCGAGGTCGGCCCCGTCACGTGGTCCGAGGGCATGCGCATGGCGGCGGCGCTCTACGCCGGCCGCGACGTGGAG
- a CDS encoding barstar family protein encodes MLDGTQIRTLEDFWRVIGEAINGPGGYFGRNLDAFADCLSGGFGAPDEDAYLVEWRDHEVSREHPRAHGTGSNIQAEPNPREPCAIAAARDGEISTAARPAGALRPQCRLRTSSERSPEYLRDEWLS; translated from the coding sequence GTGCTGGACGGTACACAGATCAGAACGCTGGAGGACTTCTGGCGGGTTATCGGCGAGGCGATCAACGGTCCCGGCGGCTACTTCGGCCGGAATCTCGATGCCTTCGCCGACTGCCTCAGCGGTGGGTTCGGGGCGCCCGACGAGGACGCCTATCTGGTGGAGTGGCGGGACCACGAGGTGTCTCGCGAGCACCCCCGCGCGCACGGCACCGGGTCGAACATCCAGGCGGAACCCAATCCCCGGGAGCCTTGTGCCATCGCCGCCGCCCGCGACGGAGAGATCTCCACCGCCGCCCGTCCCGCCGGCGCGCTACGGCCTCAATGCCGACTCCGTACAAGTAGCGAGAGGTCCCCGGAGTACCTACGGGACGAGTG